A single region of the Streptomyces sp. NBC_01381 genome encodes:
- a CDS encoding sporulation-delaying protein SdpB family protein has protein sequence MTETAKIDRNKSMTDRNKKVAARATATSPGSLPYAVDHALRRFDPRSVWFGCGRTIIALAHLITLALTPSAALLHPLLGEQPYPHCAGVQAISTYCVGGDAVSQEWRRWIMVVLLALVASGYRPRWTVWIHAWIAYSIGVSTALPDGGEAIARIVCLLLILMGLADDRRWHWQRPTTVLGPRRRGVAFAAFWALRVQLVILYLQSGISKFGVPDWLNGSAEYYVLRDPVFGVAKPFAAPLLNMSGNGLLVSAMTWGAIIIEVVIAALLIGPERWRKLAFQMDVLLHGAIIATIGLWSFSLIMIGAAAVAATPDRVELADPVPQDGRQPSVAEEPEDLDEADEAGGTGEAGKASEAGREPTYTPHLG, from the coding sequence ATGACTGAGACGGCGAAGATCGACAGGAACAAGTCGATGACCGACAGGAACAAGAAGGTGGCCGCGCGAGCGACGGCAACCTCGCCCGGGAGCCTTCCCTACGCCGTGGACCACGCGCTGCGACGCTTCGACCCACGGTCGGTGTGGTTCGGCTGTGGCCGCACGATCATCGCCCTGGCGCATCTGATCACGCTGGCGCTCACGCCGTCCGCCGCGCTGCTCCACCCCCTCCTCGGTGAGCAGCCCTACCCGCACTGCGCGGGCGTGCAGGCCATCTCCACGTACTGCGTGGGCGGTGACGCGGTCTCCCAGGAGTGGCGTCGCTGGATCATGGTCGTACTGCTCGCCCTGGTCGCCAGCGGATACCGGCCCCGCTGGACAGTGTGGATCCACGCCTGGATCGCGTACTCGATCGGCGTCAGCACCGCGTTGCCCGACGGCGGTGAGGCCATCGCGCGGATCGTCTGCCTGCTCCTGATCCTCATGGGCCTGGCCGACGACCGGCGTTGGCACTGGCAGCGGCCGACCACCGTGCTCGGGCCGCGCCGCCGAGGGGTGGCGTTCGCCGCCTTCTGGGCTCTGCGCGTACAACTGGTGATCCTCTATCTGCAGTCCGGCATCAGCAAGTTCGGCGTCCCGGACTGGCTGAACGGTTCGGCCGAGTACTACGTGCTGCGCGACCCGGTCTTCGGTGTCGCCAAGCCCTTCGCGGCACCCCTGCTGAACATGTCCGGAAATGGACTGCTGGTCAGCGCGATGACCTGGGGTGCGATCATCATTGAGGTGGTGATCGCCGCGTTGCTGATCGGTCCGGAGCGTTGGCGGAAGCTGGCCTTCCAGATGGATGTTCTGCTGCACGGCGCCATCATCGCGACCATCGGCCTGTGGAGTTTCAGCCTGATCATGATCGGTGCTGCCGCGGTCGCCGCGACGCCGGATCGCGTGGAACTCGCGGACCCCGTACCGCAGGACGGGCGACAGCCCTCGGTCGCGGAAGAGCCCGAAGACCTCGATGAGGCAGATGAGGCCGGTGGAACTGGTGAAGCCGGGAAAGCCAGTGAAGCCGGCAGAGAACCGACGTATACCCCCCACCTCGGCTGA
- a CDS encoding GNAT family N-acetyltransferase has protein sequence MTGLTESIESAQQLTVAWRALVLDRDADADVRDLPGIAVRWADCQFSFYNCITLTDAGAGADLVAQRLSQAADIMRAKKHPGFLWLFEDLLDDEARTALPKAAEQAGLQYAFPGTGMAGDLLPIPDPVHPDLTFVRVRTDEHLRAYADLQAHAYGFPLEEGRDGLVGSAHWKSEMYAYLAMRGDVPVACAATVEAQGRLFVAYVATDPQWQRRGYGEAVTRKALHEGARATGLTRATLHATVAGAPVYPRIGFKPNSPIHFYNLKE, from the coding sequence GTGACCGGCCTCACGGAGTCCATCGAATCGGCACAGCAGCTCACCGTCGCCTGGCGTGCCCTGGTGCTCGACCGCGACGCGGACGCGGATGTGCGCGACCTCCCCGGCATCGCCGTCCGCTGGGCCGACTGCCAGTTCTCGTTCTACAACTGCATCACTCTGACCGACGCAGGAGCAGGAGCCGATCTCGTCGCACAACGCCTGAGCCAGGCGGCGGACATCATGCGCGCGAAGAAGCACCCGGGCTTCCTGTGGCTCTTCGAGGACCTCCTCGACGACGAGGCGCGCACCGCGCTGCCCAAGGCGGCCGAGCAGGCCGGCCTGCAGTACGCCTTCCCCGGCACGGGAATGGCCGGAGACCTGCTGCCCATCCCCGACCCGGTCCACCCCGACCTGACGTTCGTGCGGGTGCGCACCGACGAGCACTTGCGGGCCTACGCGGACCTCCAAGCACACGCCTACGGGTTCCCCTTGGAGGAAGGCCGCGACGGCCTGGTCGGATCCGCGCACTGGAAGAGCGAGATGTACGCCTACCTGGCCATGCGAGGCGACGTTCCGGTGGCATGCGCCGCGACGGTCGAAGCGCAAGGCCGCCTCTTCGTCGCCTATGTCGCCACCGATCCGCAGTGGCAGCGCAGGGGCTATGGCGAGGCGGTCACGCGCAAGGCACTGCACGAGGGCGCCCGAGCCACCGGCCTGACCCGCGCCACTTTGCACGCGACCGTCGCCGGGGCCCCCGTGTACCCGCGTATCGGTTTCAAGCCGAACTCACCCATCCACTTCTACAACCTGAAGGAGTGA
- a CDS encoding nuclease-related domain-containing DEAD/DEAH box helicase, translating to MAAQLLVLTERGWRLLVDRRWPGTRTANVDMLLVGPGGVFVIDVKNWRSAPETSGGKLCAGGEPRDEHAAKLVAVTKAAEGAVASLGLSPVAVQPLMVFAGRRVDAELGRIRLLGEHEVGPALLAERGRLRTESVRAIADHLERVFPDYEGSRVGQQAQSVPAHPEQAESDGLFDLSGLRDAALEEALRAPIEQWMTFLHPDQVALVRRNWSGPARISGPAGTGKTVVGLHRAAHLARRTSGRILYVTFANNLPRVQSTFLKTMSPAVADRVDFRSLHSWAHEFLQERGVQVRLHADKAETAFSLAWKRVGRDSRLAEIDPAPPYWRDEIAYVIKGRGITTYEDYAAVPRRRRRTMLRQPHRQAVWALYEEYESLRVERGVHDFNDVLSLALAEAKRRTDGPRYAAVIVDEVQDLTLVGVRSRTSPSSGYASCTPWSATPPTGCCWSATANRPSTRAGSASPTQASTSAVTADKCCAPTTATASRSSTRHSRSSPTIPSTTSTACAHPAAGTST from the coding sequence GTGGCTGCCCAGCTGTTGGTGCTCACGGAGCGCGGGTGGCGGCTGCTCGTGGACCGGCGATGGCCGGGGACGCGTACTGCCAATGTGGACATGCTGCTGGTGGGCCCCGGCGGTGTTTTCGTCATCGACGTCAAGAACTGGCGGTCTGCACCCGAGACTTCGGGCGGCAAGCTCTGCGCCGGAGGCGAGCCGCGCGACGAGCACGCGGCGAAGCTGGTGGCGGTGACGAAGGCCGCTGAGGGAGCGGTTGCGTCTCTCGGCCTGTCGCCGGTGGCAGTTCAGCCGCTCATGGTCTTCGCGGGCCGGCGGGTCGACGCCGAGCTCGGCAGGATCCGGCTTCTGGGCGAGCACGAAGTCGGCCCCGCGCTTCTGGCGGAGCGCGGCAGGCTGCGTACGGAATCGGTCCGCGCGATCGCCGACCATCTGGAGCGTGTCTTCCCCGACTACGAGGGATCGCGGGTCGGGCAGCAGGCGCAGTCCGTCCCGGCACATCCCGAACAGGCGGAATCCGACGGCCTCTTCGACCTGTCCGGCCTGCGGGACGCGGCCCTGGAGGAGGCGTTACGGGCCCCCATCGAGCAGTGGATGACGTTCCTCCACCCCGACCAGGTCGCGCTGGTTCGCCGCAACTGGTCGGGCCCGGCACGCATCAGCGGTCCGGCGGGAACGGGGAAGACGGTGGTCGGCCTGCACCGCGCGGCGCACCTCGCCCGACGCACGAGCGGCCGGATCCTGTACGTGACGTTCGCCAACAATCTCCCACGGGTGCAGAGCACCTTCCTCAAGACCATGTCCCCGGCCGTCGCGGACCGGGTGGACTTCCGCAGCCTGCACTCCTGGGCGCACGAGTTCCTGCAGGAACGCGGAGTTCAGGTCCGACTGCACGCCGACAAGGCCGAGACCGCCTTCAGCCTCGCCTGGAAGCGCGTCGGCCGTGACAGTCGGCTTGCCGAGATAGACCCCGCCCCGCCCTACTGGCGCGACGAGATCGCCTACGTCATCAAGGGCCGCGGCATCACCACCTACGAGGACTACGCGGCCGTGCCCCGGCGCCGCCGTAGGACGATGCTGCGTCAGCCGCATCGCCAGGCGGTGTGGGCGCTGTACGAGGAGTACGAGTCCCTGCGCGTCGAGCGCGGCGTGCACGACTTCAATGACGTCCTGTCCCTCGCTCTGGCGGAGGCGAAGCGGCGCACGGACGGGCCGCGTTATGCGGCGGTGATCGTGGACGAGGTCCAGGACCTCACCCTCGTCGGGGTGAGGTCCAGGACCTCACCCTCGTCGGGGTACGCCTCCTGCACGCCTTGGTCGGCGACGCCCCCAACGGGCTGTTGCTGGTCGGCGACGGCCAACAGGCCGTCTACCCGGGCGGGTTCCGCCTCGCCGACGCAGGCATCGACATCCGCGGTGACCGCGGACAAGTGCTGCGCACCAACTACCGCAACAGCAAGCAGATCCTCGACACGGCACTCGCGGTCGTCGCCGACGATTCCTTCGACGACATCGACGGCCTGCGCACACCCGGCCGCCGGGACGTCGACCTGA
- a CDS encoding SdpA family antimicrobial peptide system protein, with translation MRDTSQAVQRERRAFVTAAAALFAVLAASIYFAMPRNVTTQPWMPPVKTAFSAFVPQGWAFFTKDPQSEQFGAYRPHGGGARPENLSLTPQGKAENLFGLSRRQRAQGPEEALLASKVHHWETCEGSNDDCLRTAAARPAAAVTNPSPVPSLCGDVIVTNQRPVPWAYRDLLSDTSRVTRAAHLRIRCDD, from the coding sequence ATGAGAGACACGTCCCAGGCCGTACAGCGAGAGCGCCGGGCCTTCGTCACGGCCGCCGCCGCGCTGTTCGCCGTCCTGGCCGCCTCCATCTACTTCGCCATGCCGCGCAATGTGACCACGCAGCCATGGATGCCCCCTGTGAAGACCGCCTTCTCCGCGTTCGTTCCGCAGGGTTGGGCCTTCTTCACCAAGGACCCGCAGAGCGAGCAGTTCGGCGCCTACCGGCCGCACGGCGGCGGAGCGCGGCCAGAGAACCTCTCGCTGACCCCACAGGGCAAGGCCGAGAACCTCTTCGGCCTCTCGCGGCGGCAGCGCGCCCAAGGTCCCGAGGAGGCGCTGCTCGCCTCCAAAGTGCATCACTGGGAGACCTGCGAGGGCTCCAACGACGACTGTCTGCGCACGGCCGCGGCCCGGCCCGCCGCAGCGGTGACCAATCCCTCGCCCGTTCCCTCGCTCTGCGGAGACGTCATCGTGACCAACCAGCGGCCCGTGCCCTGGGCCTACCGCGACTTGCTGTCCGACACCTCGCGCGTGACCCGCGCGGCGCACCTGCGGATCCGGTGCGATGACTGA
- a CDS encoding ABC transporter ATP-binding protein has protein sequence MTGVRLDGVVAGYRGRPEIGPIDTELAPGVHVLLGRNGAGKTTLMRVLAGILPPLAGRVLLGGTDLATHREAKRAIGVLTHRAALSPQLSVRDNLEFWARVQGLDRALHTERIRDAAARFDIEGLLGRRTARLSRGQLQRADLARLTLTDPDVLLLDEPMTGLDPVSAEHTRALVRSWGAHKTVLYSTHSVPEAMTLASHLLVLKDGALHGLPAAGEAEQAASPSAYDLRTSRGGGAWERAELGQDTTIGEHIAGLVAGGVEVTDVRPVSEGRVSVDTVSAGAAGITEPGTETATPTAIETAIHQLLDDSS, from the coding sequence GTGACGGGGGTACGCCTCGACGGGGTCGTCGCCGGGTACCGCGGACGCCCGGAAATCGGCCCCATCGACACGGAACTCGCCCCTGGGGTGCATGTCCTGCTCGGGCGCAACGGCGCCGGGAAGACCACGCTCATGCGGGTCCTGGCCGGTATCCTGCCGCCGCTCGCGGGGCGGGTTCTCCTCGGTGGCACCGACCTGGCCACCCACCGTGAGGCGAAGCGCGCGATCGGCGTGCTGACCCACCGCGCCGCGCTCAGCCCGCAGTTGAGCGTGCGGGACAACCTGGAGTTCTGGGCCCGGGTGCAGGGCCTGGACAGGGCGCTGCACACCGAGCGGATACGGGACGCGGCCGCGCGGTTCGACATCGAAGGGCTGCTCGGCCGGCGTACCGCCCGGCTCAGCAGGGGCCAGCTCCAACGGGCCGACCTGGCCAGGCTCACCCTGACCGACCCGGACGTCCTGCTGCTCGACGAGCCCATGACGGGGCTCGACCCGGTCAGTGCCGAGCACACCCGCGCACTCGTACGTTCCTGGGGCGCGCACAAGACCGTCCTCTACTCCACGCACAGCGTGCCCGAGGCGATGACGCTCGCCTCACACCTGCTGGTCCTCAAGGACGGGGCGCTCCACGGACTGCCCGCGGCGGGAGAAGCGGAACAGGCCGCGTCGCCGTCTGCGTACGACCTGCGCACCTCGCGCGGCGGCGGAGCCTGGGAGCGGGCCGAGCTCGGGCAGGACACGACGATCGGTGAGCACATCGCCGGGCTCGTCGCCGGAGGTGTCGAGGTCACCGACGTACGCCCCGTCTCCGAAGGCCGCGTTTCCGTGGACACCGTCTCCGCAGGTGCCGCCGGCATCACGGAACCCGGCACTGAGACCGCCACTCCAACTGCCATTGAAACCGCCATCCACCAACTCCTGGACGATTCCTCATGA